One window of the Colius striatus isolate bColStr4 chromosome 19, bColStr4.1.hap1, whole genome shotgun sequence genome contains the following:
- the PDCL gene encoding phosducin-like protein, which produces MTSLDDKVLGEKLQYYYSSSEAEDEDSEKEDKEGESTVPESAGEVELSSDGSAVNTGPKGVINDWRRFKQLETEQRQEQRREMERLIKKLSMTCRSHLDEETEKQKQKELQEKINGKMSLQEYDMIHNDEDDEEFLQRYREQRMEEMRQQLYSGQQFKQVFEITSGEAFLDTVDKEHKSTLIMIHIYEDDIPGTESLHGCMICLAAEYPAVKFCRVKSSLIGASTRFTSNALPALLVYKAGELIGNFVRITDQLGEDFFAVDLEAFLQECGLLPEKDLVLLTSIHNPSVCYSEDSDLEID; this is translated from the exons ATGACAAGTTTGGATGATAAAGTGCTTGGTGAGAAGCTCCAGTATTACtacagcagcagtgaggctgAGGATGAAGACAGcgaaaaggaagataaagaaGGGGAGAGCACCGTGCCTGAGAGCGCTGGGGAAGTGGAGCTCAGCAGCGACGGCAGTGCAGTCAACACAG GTCCCAAAGGAGTCATTAATGACTGGCGGAGGTTTAAGCAGCTGGAAACTGAGCAGCGGCAGGAGCAGCGCAGAGAGATGGAGCGACTCATTAAAAAGTTATCCATGACCTGTAGGTCCCACTTAGATGAAGAGActgagaagcagaagcagaaggagCTTCAGGAAAAGATCAATGGAAAG ATGTCATTACAGGAGTATGACATGATTCACAACGATGAAGATGATGAGGAATTTTTACAGCGCTACAGGGAGCAGCGGATGGaggagatgaggcagcagtTGTACAGTGGGCAGCAGTTTAAACAGGTTTTTGAGATCACCAGTGGAGAAGCGTTTTTGGACACAGTTGATAAAGAGCATAAGAGCACACTGATCATGATCCATATTTACGAAGATGATATCCCTGGCACTGAGTCCCTGCATGGCTGTATGATCTGCCTGGCTGCTGAGTATCCAGCAGTGAAATTCTGCAGAGTGAAGAGCTCCCTCATCGGTGCCAGCACTCGCTTTACCAGCAATGCTCTGCCAGCTTTGCTGGTCTATAAGGCAGGGGAGCTCATTGGCAACTTCGTGCGCATCACTGACCAGCTGGGTGAAGACTTTTTTGCTGTAGACCTGGAGGCTTTTCTGCAGGAGTGTGGTTTGCTGCCAGAAAAAGACCTAGTGCTCCTCACTTCTATACATAACCCCTCTGTGTGTTACAGTGAAGACAGTGATCTGGAAATAGACTGA